The proteins below come from a single Parazoarcus communis genomic window:
- a CDS encoding osmoprotectant NAGGN system M42 family peptidase has translation MTQKIPPIDYEYLEETMLQLLAIPSPVGLTDAVVRYAAGRMEALEISYELTRRGAIRGTLRGREAQPARAIVAHLDTLGGMVRSLKANGRLEIVPIGHWSSRFSEGSRLTIFTDAGHVRGTCLPLKTSGHAFGGEVDTQPVGWEFVEVRVDLPVTDRAGLEQAGINVGDWIAFDPEPELLPNGYINSRYLDDKAAVAALLTACKAVRDHKLQLPVDVHPLLTITEEVGSGASAALHGEIAEMLSLDIAIAAPGQNTSEHATTICMQDMSGPFDYHLTHKLISLAKENNIAHRRDIFRYYRSDSAAAVEAGNDIRTALIGFGADASHGQERTHRDALVALTQLVIAYMISEPVARRDSHSMGSLEGFTEQLRPQDMVLPTTPLPMPEEFLDTPLSVTPSERL, from the coding sequence ATGACACAGAAAATACCGCCAATCGATTATGAATATCTCGAAGAAACCATGCTGCAACTGCTGGCCATCCCCAGCCCGGTCGGGCTCACGGATGCGGTGGTTCGCTACGCGGCGGGGCGTATGGAAGCACTCGAGATCTCCTATGAACTGACCCGTCGCGGTGCGATTCGCGGCACCTTGCGCGGGCGCGAAGCGCAGCCTGCACGCGCGATCGTTGCGCATCTCGACACGCTCGGCGGCATGGTGCGCAGCCTCAAGGCTAACGGCCGGCTCGAGATCGTGCCGATCGGGCACTGGTCCTCCCGCTTCTCCGAGGGCTCGCGGCTGACCATATTTACCGACGCCGGCCATGTGCGCGGGACCTGTCTCCCGCTCAAGACATCGGGGCATGCGTTTGGTGGCGAGGTCGATACCCAGCCAGTCGGCTGGGAGTTCGTCGAGGTCAGGGTCGATCTGCCCGTCACGGATCGTGCGGGTCTGGAGCAGGCCGGTATCAATGTCGGCGACTGGATCGCTTTCGACCCCGAGCCCGAACTCCTGCCTAACGGCTACATCAACTCGCGTTACCTTGACGACAAGGCGGCGGTGGCCGCATTGCTCACTGCATGCAAGGCGGTGCGTGATCACAAGCTGCAACTGCCGGTGGACGTGCATCCGCTGCTCACGATTACCGAGGAGGTTGGCTCGGGTGCATCGGCTGCCTTGCATGGCGAAATTGCCGAGATGCTCAGCCTCGACATCGCGATTGCTGCGCCGGGACAGAACACTTCGGAGCATGCGACAACAATCTGCATGCAGGACATGTCCGGACCCTTCGACTATCACCTGACGCACAAGCTGATCAGCCTGGCGAAGGAAAACAACATCGCCCATCGGCGCGACATCTTCCGCTACTACCGTTCCGACTCGGCGGCGGCGGTAGAGGCTGGAAACGATATTCGAACCGCGCTGATCGGCTTTGGCGCAGATGCCTCGCACGGACAGGAGCGCACCCACCGCGACGCGCTTGTAGCGCTGACGCAGCTGGTGATCGCCTACATGATCAGCGAACCGGTTGCGCGTCGTGACAGCCACTCGATGGGCTCGCTCGAAGGCTTCACCGAGCAGCTGCGACCGCAGGACATGGTGCTGCCCACGACACCGCTTCCGATGCCCGAGGAGTTTCTCGATACGCCGCTCTCAGTGACGCCTTCAGAGCGGCTATGA
- the pobA gene encoding 4-hydroxybenzoate 3-monooxygenase: MQTQIGIIGCGPSGLCLARLLSLSGIKSVILERQNREYVEARIRAGILEQGMVDLMRRAKVSERMDREGLVHDGIVLTFNGREERIDMASLTGGQQVMVYGQTELTKDLYDAVLQDENITVVFEARDVQPTGYLEGKPKLEYVKEGKQITVDCDYIAGCDGYHGASRASIPREKITEFERIYPFGWLGLLSDTPPVHEELIYANHKRGFALCSMRSPTRSRYYIQVGLDEKVEDWSDERFWDEIRRRLPEHIAKDMVTGPSIEKSIAPLRSFVTEPMRFGNMFLVGDAAHIVPPTGAKGLNLAASDMYYLSTALIAFYNEGGRTDLLDRYSETALRRVWAAVRFSWWFTSISHKFNDDPIEHKIQLAELDYLMSSTAGKTTIAENYVGLPFDPTFK; the protein is encoded by the coding sequence ATGCAAACTCAAATCGGCATCATCGGCTGCGGTCCTTCCGGCCTCTGCCTTGCCCGCCTGCTCAGCCTGAGCGGCATCAAGAGTGTGATCCTCGAACGCCAGAACCGCGAGTACGTCGAGGCCAGGATCCGCGCCGGCATCCTTGAGCAAGGCATGGTCGACTTGATGCGTCGTGCCAAGGTCAGCGAGCGCATGGACCGTGAAGGGCTGGTGCACGACGGTATCGTGCTCACCTTCAACGGCCGCGAAGAACGTATCGACATGGCCTCGCTGACTGGCGGGCAGCAGGTCATGGTGTACGGCCAGACCGAACTCACCAAGGACCTCTACGACGCCGTGCTTCAGGATGAGAACATCACGGTCGTGTTCGAAGCCCGCGACGTTCAGCCGACGGGCTACCTCGAGGGCAAGCCGAAGCTGGAATACGTCAAGGAAGGCAAGCAGATCACCGTCGACTGTGACTATATCGCCGGTTGCGATGGCTATCACGGTGCCTCGCGCGCTTCGATTCCGCGCGAAAAGATCACCGAATTCGAACGCATCTACCCCTTCGGCTGGCTTGGCCTGCTGTCCGATACCCCTCCGGTGCACGAAGAGCTGATCTACGCCAACCACAAGCGTGGCTTCGCCCTGTGCTCGATGCGCTCCCCCACCCGCAGCCGCTACTACATCCAGGTCGGGCTCGACGAAAAGGTCGAGGACTGGTCCGATGAGCGCTTCTGGGACGAGATCCGCCGTCGTCTGCCCGAGCATATCGCCAAGGACATGGTCACCGGACCGTCGATCGAGAAGAGCATTGCCCCGTTGCGCAGCTTCGTCACCGAGCCGATGCGCTTCGGCAACATGTTCCTCGTCGGCGACGCCGCGCACATCGTGCCACCGACCGGCGCCAAAGGACTGAACCTCGCCGCTTCCGACATGTACTACCTGTCGACTGCGCTGATCGCCTTCTACAACGAGGGCGGACGTACCGATCTGCTCGACCGTTACTCCGAAACCGCGCTGCGCCGGGTGTGGGCGGCTGTGCGCTTCTCGTGGTGGTTCACGTCGATCTCGCACAAGTTCAACGACGATCCGATCGAACACAAGATCCAGCTCGCCGAACTCGACTACCTGATGAGCTCGACTGCAGGCAAGACCACGATTGCCGAAAACTACGTCGGTCTGCCATTCGATCCGACGTTCAAGTAA
- a CDS encoding TRAP transporter large permease, with the protein MTGSAIGLTMGVVMMGMLALRVQIGIAMFITGAAGYVWVSGMDPLLAYLKNAPYGRFSLYDLSVVPLFLLMGQFATHGGLSRALFKAGNAFIGHWRGGMAMAGVASCAGFGAICGSSLATAATMSHVVLPELKRHQYKPSLAAGSLAAGGTLGILIPPSVPLVIYAILAEQNIAKLFLAAFVPGILAALGYMLVIAVVTRVDPASGGPGSPKHSWGERLQTVIDTWPVLLIFTVVIGGIYGGLFTPTEAASIGALATGVAAWRSGGLKGEGLRQCLYGTATGTGMMFLILLGADMLNSFMALSQLPAEAAAWVQEMGFGPFTVLLAIIVIYMLLGCVMDSLSMILLTVPIFLPIVLGMEYWGLGLEEKAIWFGMVALVVMEIGLITPPVGMNVYIINGVAKDIPMATIFRGVLPFLASDIVRIVLLVVFPSISLVALRVFG; encoded by the coding sequence ATGACGGGCAGCGCAATCGGCCTCACCATGGGTGTGGTGATGATGGGCATGCTGGCGCTGCGAGTGCAGATCGGCATTGCGATGTTCATCACCGGCGCCGCCGGCTACGTCTGGGTATCCGGCATGGACCCACTCCTGGCCTATCTGAAGAACGCACCCTACGGACGGTTCTCGCTCTACGACCTGTCCGTGGTTCCGCTGTTCCTGCTGATGGGGCAGTTTGCGACCCACGGAGGCCTGTCGCGTGCGCTGTTCAAGGCGGGCAATGCCTTCATCGGACATTGGCGCGGTGGCATGGCAATGGCTGGCGTCGCATCGTGCGCGGGCTTCGGCGCGATCTGTGGCTCCTCGCTCGCCACTGCAGCGACGATGTCGCACGTGGTGCTGCCGGAACTCAAGCGCCACCAGTACAAACCGAGCCTGGCCGCCGGTTCACTGGCCGCAGGCGGCACGCTCGGCATCCTGATTCCGCCCTCGGTGCCGCTGGTCATCTACGCCATCCTCGCCGAACAGAACATCGCCAAGCTGTTCCTTGCGGCCTTCGTACCGGGCATCCTCGCCGCGCTCGGCTACATGCTCGTGATTGCGGTGGTTACGCGAGTCGACCCCGCCTCCGGCGGCCCAGGCTCCCCCAAGCATAGCTGGGGCGAACGTCTGCAGACGGTGATCGACACCTGGCCGGTGCTGCTGATCTTCACTGTTGTCATCGGCGGCATCTACGGCGGCCTCTTCACTCCCACCGAGGCGGCCTCGATCGGCGCTCTTGCGACCGGCGTTGCTGCATGGAGGTCGGGCGGACTGAAGGGCGAAGGGCTCAGGCAATGCCTGTATGGCACGGCGACCGGCACCGGGATGATGTTCCTGATCCTGCTCGGCGCGGACATGCTCAACTCCTTCATGGCCTTGTCGCAGCTACCCGCCGAGGCTGCTGCCTGGGTGCAGGAAATGGGCTTCGGTCCCTTCACCGTGCTGCTTGCGATCATCGTCATCTACATGCTGCTCGGTTGCGTGATGGACAGCCTGTCGATGATCCTGCTCACTGTGCCGATCTTCCTGCCCATCGTGCTCGGCATGGAGTACTGGGGTCTGGGGCTGGAAGAGAAGGCGATCTGGTTCGGCATGGTTGCGCTGGTGGTGATGGAGATCGGCCTGATCACCCCGCCAGTGGGCATGAACGTCTACATCATCAACGGCGTTGCAAAGGACATTCCGATGGCCACCATCTTCCGCGGTGTGCTGCCGTTCCTGGCATCGGACATCGTACGCATCGTCCTGCTCGTGGTATTCCCGAGCATCTCGCTGGTGGCGCTGCGCGTTTTCGGCTGA
- a CDS encoding helix-turn-helix domain-containing protein, whose product MSKAVVPTYKLFGEKELWSTPEPLHHETIAARSALYDWEITPHAHDTLVHVVFLRSGSAEMSFETVPLGLDLPCVLMVPPRRIHGFRFSPDIQGQIITLPQTLLGELFVLSGELRGVFDGFSYLPLAGEADTLALMRLHFEQFAREYAGHQPGRMTTLMAILGLVLVQLARAGRLADDERGQSRIRARVERFVALVDEHFRAWQPLSFYAQRLGVSTAQLNNNCRREAGVSAQDMIHQRLLLEARRLLAYSDLDVTGIGYALGFRDPAYFSRFFARREGMPPSVFRQTHVRRNTN is encoded by the coding sequence ATGAGCAAGGCCGTCGTCCCGACTTACAAGCTGTTTGGCGAGAAGGAGCTGTGGTCCACGCCGGAGCCGCTGCACCACGAGACCATTGCCGCTCGCAGTGCCCTGTACGATTGGGAAATCACGCCGCATGCGCACGATACGCTTGTGCATGTGGTCTTCCTGCGCTCTGGCAGCGCCGAAATGAGCTTCGAAACCGTGCCGCTCGGACTTGATTTGCCGTGCGTGCTGATGGTGCCGCCCCGACGGATTCATGGCTTTCGCTTTTCACCCGACATCCAGGGGCAGATCATCACGCTGCCGCAAACGCTGCTCGGCGAACTGTTCGTGCTCTCGGGTGAACTGCGCGGGGTCTTCGACGGTTTCAGTTACTTGCCACTGGCAGGAGAGGCCGACACGCTGGCCCTGATGCGACTGCACTTCGAGCAGTTTGCGCGCGAGTACGCAGGCCATCAGCCAGGCCGCATGACCACGCTCATGGCGATTCTGGGCCTGGTGCTGGTGCAGCTTGCACGTGCAGGCAGACTGGCCGACGACGAGCGCGGGCAGAGCCGGATCCGGGCCCGGGTAGAGCGCTTCGTCGCCCTGGTCGACGAACATTTCCGGGCGTGGCAGCCCTTGTCTTTCTATGCCCAGCGCCTTGGCGTGTCGACTGCACAGTTGAACAACAACTGCAGGCGCGAGGCAGGGGTCAGCGCGCAGGACATGATCCATCAGCGTCTGCTGCTCGAAGCGCGTCGCCTGCTGGCCTATTCCGACCTCGACGTAACCGGCATCGGCTATGCGCTGGGTTTCCGTGATCCGGCCTATTTTTCGCGCTTCTTTGCACGCAGGGAGGGGATGCCGCCATCGGTGTTCCGGCAGACTCACGTCCGCCGGAACACGAATTGA